The window TTGGGAAGATGAAATGCACTAGCTAGCGATGGAGATGATGGTGGGCTAAATGATCTTTGGTAACTGTGGAGTTGGGAAGATGATGGTGgcccacaatgaaaaatagcaaaaatgtTGATGGTGgcccacaatgaaaaatagcaaaaatgtTCAAGTCAATGCGCGATTAATTGGCCACTCACGGACGTAAcatatttggtacatgatcttgtaccaagatcatttagatttggctaaaTGTTCGttagatttagatttttttcaagattttttggtaatcgatcgtttagattttgttgtttagccaaatctaaacaatttttttcttcaagattttttggtatagattgtttagatttggacaATCGTGTTTTGAGCTCCAACGattttttcagattttttcaagatcttttatatttagtacacgatcttgaaccaaataacacttttaaaatcataagaAGGTAAAACCTTTCTAGAGATCTGTGTGGAATGTTGGGGTGCCCTGAAGGGTGAAAATGACTGTGTGGAAGGCTATTTCCAATGTTTTGCCTGCCATGGTCTGGACAACATTCGCAAGAAATGAATTGTTGCTAACcctctttgtttattttgcaGGACATGCCTTATGGAggtataaatttattaaaagcaTTTGACTCCCCTCTTTCCCTTTCTTACTCTATGTTCTTTATGGTTTAAAGGATTGTTAGGATGAGATCGTGAAAGTGCTGAATATTAAAGATTGGGTTGCTGTATCCATCCTTTTATGGGATGTTTGGAATTATAGAAATTCTCTCAAGCATAGTGGAGCATCTCCAAAGGGCAATGTTTTGATGAACATGTTTGCTCTTCATGTAGAGAAGTTTAGGGGCGAGGATGTGGTTGTCTATGAGCAGTGATAAGGGAGAGCCTGAGGAGTCAGGTGTCGCCTTTTGCTTGTTTTTGAAAGCTTAAGTTTGATGCTTCTTGGAGCGATGCTAAGAGGTCGGTGGCTTTAACTAAGTCATTTGTGACTCTATTGGATCTCTCATCCTAGCTAGCTGTGAAAAGATTAGTGTCAAGTGGCCTATCAAAGTGCTTAAGGCTCTTGGTTTGGTTAGAAGTTTGTCTGTTGTGTTAGCCTTTTTTGGGTCATGGGTTTTCCCCCATGTGCAGGTGGAATATTATTGTACGAATCTCATTAATGTCATTAATTGTTAGTCTTTGGTGTTGATTGAGTTGTGAGGTGGTTGAGTTGGGAAAGATTGCCACGGGTGGATTTTTTTGGTCGGTGCACTTGCTCGACAAATGAAATCGCTCATTGTTTGGCTTGTGCCGTATTGTTTAAGGGGGACtggatggttttttttttttttctatctcttCTTCCTCTAGAGAAGAAGTTAGGTCCTTTCGTTATattccaaatattttctcCTCCATTTTTAGGGAGGAGGTGTGATTTTGGCTAATTTCTTGTGAATGAATTTCacgttaaaagaaaaattcctTTCTAGAATTATTTTTCGTTcatgattattaatttttttgtagatttttcttaaatgttaaaatcatttgaaaatttattatttaacataaaattcttgaatttcattagaaaaataaataatatctcATGAgagtattaattaaatgttgttataatatataaatctatatttaaaatagaaaattgaggGTGTGGTCAAGCGAGACACATATTTATAACCTACGGTATACTCATATACCTATgtataaaatagaatattataGAAGTTTTTtcgaaaatagaaaaaaatattatttatactccataagaaaaagccactaaaaaataatatctcagaaacttttaaaaatagaaaaattgacaaacGAATTTAGGACgcatagtaaaattttaatccaagcTCAAAATGgataactaaattttaaccCAATACCAAAGCATTCGTGTTTTTTTcctataggttgtaaatactttcaattttcttctattaatataaattcCATAAGATTTTTCAACGAAGGgtttgaccattttttaaaaatattctaattttgttctccttctatttaaatcaaatctaGACGAGTGTGTATAAATATTCGTGTATAAAAAAACACTCAAATCTAAGCTATTGTCTAGCaaagaatcttaaaaaaatctatcatGTGACAAAATAGTCTAAATGATCTCGATGACAATTAATCACgagtattcttttttaatttttgatcGTGGGTGGTAAGCTTTTTGCtgcttatttatattttttttaaaagaatccaataatttatttattttgacaatttgggtagaatatattttaaatgtgtagacgtaaataaacaaatgtgGTTTGGTGTTCCAAATTATATGACTAcgaaataacaacaaacatttttcaaaaggataattataattgaactATCTACCcctaatgttttctttatttgggAAACTAACTCATTAGATTCACCTCCAACATTTCAACCTATTGCCCTACCGACGGAGAGGATCAATAGCCAAAAATGGCCGGTTTGCTCTCATGGGCAGCGGACGTCGTCgccggcggcggcggcggcgccAACCACAACGACGAACGTACCACTTCCATTCCCCTAATTTTTACTCCCGACCAGCAGAATTACGTTCGAGAATTGAATCAGAAAGCAGCTTCTCTCAGCCGCTCGGTCCGCGATCTGCGCCTTCGATTGCCTCCTCCCGACATCTCCCAACGCCTTCCCCATCTTCATGCTCACTCTCTTGCTTCAACGGCCGATCTTACTCTTCAATTGAACGCCCACTCTTCCACACGAGAACAGGTTAGCCTTCTACATTCTAAATATTACTTTGCCAGTATACGTTTAACGATCTCGGACTTTCATTCGTGTTTGTTACTGTTCTCCACAACTCTAACTGCGATTCGTGTTTGTCAATTGTTCACCATAGATGCTGCAttgttgaatatttgttattgttcTGTTTCGAGATCATtacaaaatagtttaatttcgGTGGAATTTATTCTTAGCTCGATTTTGACAAAATAGTTTAACTTCTTCAAGGGGAGATGTATGCTGATTTTTGGTGAGAGATTCGGAGGATTGAGAAAAGAGTTATGCCACCGTTGCTATTTATAGAGTGAAATTAGATTAGATTAACCAATACAATAAGGTTTGATGAACTTTTGCCGATGGTATGAGGTTTGGCAAGTTTGTGCTTCTATAGGAGTTAAAACTGGTATTTAGAGATCGCTGGCAGATTTtggaaacaaatattaaactttCTGTACCATGTATGTGGAATAATTCTATTGCTTTACACTGATTGGTTGGAGAAACGATTTAGTTATACCCCAGAAATGTTCTTGGTTGCCTTGTGTTTTCCTTGGTACGTTTATTTTGTCGAAAAACAGTGCGTttaatcatattattattcttactTGAATGTTCATAATGTTTGTCAAGAACCTGTAATATTACTTCTGATAGTTGGCATCGTTCTCATTTCCAGGTCCAATTGAGAGAGATATCACTACAGGAAGAAAATGTTGCATATGGAAAGGCCATTTCAAattgtgaaaataaaatacagGAAAAGAGACAGGAAGCAGATTTGCTTCTGAGGAAGTTAGAGGTAATGGTTTAAGATCCCAACTTCGTGTCAGTTGCTATTTCTAAGGCTctatttgatgaaaatttccttttttgtttttggtttttgatatTTGTGCCGGTTGTTTCTCtcctaattttgatttttcaagtaaaagaaTCACTTCAATTCCtagtcaaattctaaaaacataaactataGTTCTCGAAACTTAGCTTCGTTTTAGTGAAAAACTTAGGTGTGAAGTAGcctttataagcttaattttcaaaacctaaaattaaGTACCACATTGGTGTTCTGTTTGAccataaatattcatttctcCTTTCAAATGGATATTACGTTAATCCAGCATTATGGAAGAGTTGGAAATGCATTTACATGGCGTTATTAACATGATATAAAAGAATTCATCAAATTGTTGGATAGTTCAAGCTCCtaccaatatatattttttaaaattgttctttGTTAATTTATACTACAGGAGTTAGAAGAAACCACCAAGAATCTGGAAGTTGAGCTAGAAAACGCACAAGCTGCTCTGGAAAATGATGAATCAATCAACTTCGGAAAATTGACATCCAAACCTTCGAAAGTTGAAGCAGAACAAGATATGGAATTATCAAAGTCTGCGTTGCTAGACAAACTAGAGATCAAGAAACAAGAACTGGTTTGCTGccttattttgattttaatagtttttttccttttccttttccttttccttttatctctCTTCTCCGCATTTCCTAATAGTTATTGCTGACAAAGTTTGGTTATTCTTCTAGAGTTCAATGGAAGACACAGTtaaagaattagaaaaaaactgGGCAGAAATTCAGGATAAAGCTCTAAAACAGCCTTCACCAGGTATTTTCAATTGGTCACAATTGTTCTCCTTATTCCTTTTTCAAAGACTTGATATCAAAGACTTTTGCAGTTcagagagagaaaatgttaGACAAACAACTCCATAGCCTCATGGAGCAACTAGCTGTAAAACAGGTGAATCTTACATTTCTGAAGTTGAATGCTTAAACTTTcgattcaaataataaaatcaattccaAGTATTTCCCTGTTTGTAGGCACAAGCCGAAGGTTTGGCAAGTGACATTCATCTGAAGGAGATGGAGCtggaaaaactaaaaacatcaTCAAGGAGGCTGCAAAGTAGCAGCTCCGAGGCTAATATTGCTCGTAATCGTTTTGGAAAAAGCATGTCCGACAAGAATTTTCAAGACCTCTTAGCTGACTCGCACCACAGACTACCTTATCGCAGTGGTGGTCGGAGTGAAAATCAACAGAGACTGATGCTATTCCGTTCTGCTTTCGTGGTCTACATTTTAGCTCTACATATATTGgttttcatcaaaatttcattCTGAACAACCACATATATTCATcagtattttatttgtatgtaataactaattagatatatagAAACTCGGATACCAAGTAGAACACCAATAAAGTGATCAAATATATGTAAACAAATCATCCTTTTGAATTCTCTCCAAGAACTGAATAGATGGCAAACTTGTGTTGATTGTGTTTATTGGCattcattctttcatttaataGGTGGAGCAATACAGATGAAGAGCTGTggttgtaaaaaagaaaaagaaaaagtaataataataataactattataattataaagaataaaaaccaaaaaccaaaaaccaaaacaaacaagacAAAACAAAATGCAGTTGGAAGAACTTTCATCTTTGATTCAATTCTGTTTGAAGAGCAAACTGAACTCTCTCTTGAGCTGATCGGATGCCTTCCATTTTCAACATATGAAGCAAGAAATCACTCCAAATATCAATAGGGCCAGGCAAGCACCAATGAATACAATCATTATTCAAATTCTCATTCCCTTGAGGCCAATGACTATATTTACTTGGATGGCCATCTGGTCTCAACCACATTGCTTGTGTTGTATCAAGCAATCTCAACTTAaatcctttctttctcccttCTCTTTCAGCTCTTCTAAACTCCTCCATTTGAGTCATATAAAGCTCCAGATTCATACCTTCTAATGCTGTGTTTTTGCTCTTGAATGGCTCTGTTCTCAAACAATTCCCACCTTGATTCCACAGCCCATTTTCAAAGTGTGATGGTGAGAAAGTTCTCATGTAAGTGATGCCTTTGTAGTTCTCTGAGTTCAGAATGGCTTTGAAGGCCGTTCTGAAGGCCTTTCTGTACCCATGGTAGATTCCTAACTCGGTTACATTGTTGAGAAAGCAGTCGTGGCAGCCGGTGACTTGGCCGTTTTCATAGTAAAACATAGGATGGAGAAACCATTGGCCGGATGAGATCATCAAGTAATCGAATCCAGCTATATGGGAAGTCCATGCTTCATCATACTCGTCTAAATATAGATTGAAGACACCTCCTGTTGTTAACTCTTTTGATTTTACTAGATGGGTTGTCCACAGAAAGGCCACTGTGAAGTTATAGTTCATGTATTTCCATTTCTTGAAGTGTTCGCCTCGGCTAGGTGAAACATCTATTGGATACTCGAGCTGAgaatcaacaaataaagaatGAGGTGTAAAGAATAAAGTAAATTACACAGAAAGTGGAAGTTTGAAGGCTTTATGACTATTTAGAAGCTACGCTGTTTCGAAATAGTTTTCTGCTTTTTCAGAACAAAATCTAATGAAACATACTTGAATGACAagtccccccccccccccccccccccccccccatttctttttaaaaaccaCTAAGTTGGTTTTCCttgaacaataataaaacaacTTGATCTCTACTTCTTTTTCTAGTACAACAACAATTGGGGGTTCGTTCCTTCTTAAAAGCTTCAATTTTACTCCCAATCCATCTGATATA of the Cucumis sativus cultivar 9930 chromosome 3, Cucumber_9930_V3, whole genome shotgun sequence genome contains:
- the LOC101212650 gene encoding protein trichome birefringence-like 19; the encoded protein is MMLQSQATTTDLRPCKNGQFRTLMPILGGALALLILTTIPLSFPLLNYSLLLLKTSLESPASAASAAFRPQIFSSGNLSLLSALPCDLAIGDWIPNSNPKAPLPYTNDSCWAIHDHLNCLKYGRPDGGFLRWRWRPDGCELPSFNPAQFLELMRHKAFAFVGDNIARNHVQSLICLLSKLEYPIDVSPSRGEHFKKWKYMNYNFTVAFLWTTHLVKSKELTTGGVFNLYLDEYDEAWTSHIAGFDYLMISSGQWFLHPMFYYENGQVTGCHDCFLNNVTELGIYHGYRKAFRTAFKAILNSENYKGITYMRTFSPSHFENGLWNQGGNCLRTEPFKSKNTALEGMNLELYMTQMEEFRRAEREGRKKGFKLRLLDTTQAMWLRPDGHPSKYSHWPQGNENLNNDCIHWCLPGPIDIWSDFLLHMLKMEGIRSAQERVQFALQTELNQR
- the LOC101206785 gene encoding uncharacterized protein LOC101206785 — translated: MAGLLSWAADVVAGGGGGANHNDERTTSIPLIFTPDQQNYVRELNQKAASLSRSVRDLRLRLPPPDISQRLPHLHAHSLASTADLTLQLNAHSSTREQVQLREISLQEENVAYGKAISNCENKIQEKRQEADLLLRKLEELEETTKNLEVELENAQAALENDESINFGKLTSKPSKVEAEQDMELSKSALLDKLEIKKQELSSMEDTVKELEKNWAEIQDKALKQPSPVQREKMLDKQLHSLMEQLAVKQAQAEGLASDIHLKEMELEKLKTSSRRLQSSSSEANIARNRFGKSMSDKNFQDLLADSHHRLPYRSGGRSENQQRLMLFRSAFVVYILALHILVFIKISF